The following nucleotide sequence is from Paenibacillus andongensis.
CGTATCCTATGTCAAGAACAATGCGTTTCCACAACCTCTTACCGAGGAAGAAGAAGAAAAACATCTTAGGCTCATGGCTGAAGGAAATGATCATTCCAGAAATAAATTGATTGAGCATAATTTAAGATTAGTTGCCCATATAGTCAAAAAATTCGACAATACAGGAGAAGATTTGGAGGATTTGATCTCGATTGGTACGATCGGATTGATCAAAGCCATCGAGTCGTTTTCGCCGAACAAAGGGACCAAGCTCGCGACGTTCGCTGCTCGCTGTATCGAGAACGAGATCCTTATGCATCTGCGCTCGCTGAAGAAAACGCGCAAAGACGTGTCCTTGCATGATCCCATCGGAACGGACAAAGAGGGGAATGAAATCACGTTGATCGACATCCTCGGCACGGAAGCGGATGATGTGGTGGATAAGGTGCAGCTCAAGATAGAGAAGAGCAAGATCTATAGGAATTTAGAGATTTTGGATGATCGCGAGAAGGAAGTTGTTGTCGGGCGGTTTGGGCTGGAACTTGGCGGGGAAGAGCGGACGCAGCGGGAGATAGCGAAGGAGTTGGGCATTTCGCGGTCTTATGTATCGCGGATTGAGAAGCGGGCGTTGATGAAGCTGTATCATGAGTTTTATAAGGCGAAGCGGTAAGGGATATGAATCAGATACTTCATTTATTTGGACCCTGTGCAAGTAATGGAGGTGAAGGTTATGTCGTTAATCCATATCGAGAAGGCTAGTAAATACTATACGATGGGCGAGGAAACGATTAAAGCATTAGATGATGTCTCGTTAGATATTGATCATGGAGAATTCGTGGCCATCATGGGACCGTCAGGTTCCGGCAAATCCACACTAATGAACATCATAGGGTGTTTGGATATTGTAGATAAAGGTGTTTATGACCTTGATGGTCAAGCAATAAACGTGCTTAAGGATTCACAGCTAGCTGAGATTCGCAATCAGAAGATTGGATTTGTTTTTCAGAGTTTTAACCTGCTGCCGAGATTAAGTGCCTATGAGAATGTGGAGTTGCCTTTGATTTATCGGGGGCTGAGCAAAAAGGAAAGAGAGCCACTGGTTTTAGATGCCCTTGAATCGGTGGACTTGCTGGATCGCAAGGAGCATTTTCCACCAGAGTTATCTGGTGGGCAGCAGCAGCGTGTTGCTATTGCGCGAACATTGGCAGGAGATCCTCCGATTATTTTGGCAGATGAGCCTACGGGAGCGTTAGATTCTAAGACAGGTGTGGAGATTTTAAACATTTTAAAGAGATTAAATGCGCAAGGTCGGACGATCATTCTGATTACGCATGACTTTTCGATTGCTCAGCAGGCGAAGCGGATTGTGCGGTTTCGGGATGGGCAGTTGAATGAAGTTGTTTAGTGTTTATTAG
It contains:
- the sigK gene encoding RNA polymerase sporulation sigma factor SigK, whose translation is MPGLFSAIALLIKQLTLLVSYVKNNAFPQPLTEEEEEKHLRLMAEGNDHSRNKLIEHNLRLVAHIVKKFDNTGEDLEDLISIGTIGLIKAIESFSPNKGTKLATFAARCIENEILMHLRSLKKTRKDVSLHDPIGTDKEGNEITLIDILGTEADDVVDKVQLKIEKSKIYRNLEILDDREKEVVVGRFGLELGGEERTQREIAKELGISRSYVSRIEKRALMKLYHEFYKAKR
- a CDS encoding ABC transporter ATP-binding protein; translated protein: MSLIHIEKASKYYTMGEETIKALDDVSLDIDHGEFVAIMGPSGSGKSTLMNIIGCLDIVDKGVYDLDGQAINVLKDSQLAEIRNQKIGFVFQSFNLLPRLSAYENVELPLIYRGLSKKEREPLVLDALESVDLLDRKEHFPPELSGGQQQRVAIARTLAGDPPIILADEPTGALDSKTGVEILNILKRLNAQGRTIILITHDFSIAQQAKRIVRFRDGQLNEVV